In Sphingomonas sp. LR60, the following are encoded in one genomic region:
- a CDS encoding DUF885 domain-containing protein: protein MRALLLALAAPAAIAAQAPAAPTAMEDARLTAFLDRAFDARIALSPEAQTSLGLKTNYDKLDDNTDAAAIRERDLSERQLREMRASFSPARLGPSGKLSYRLFEDQVERARDSFRFRKWRYPVSTNGSPMGAVPAFLINNHRIDSVADADAYVARIRDSERVMQETAALMREQAKMGIVPLKMIYAPVRTDARKVVTGAPFTAGADSALMADFRKKVTALKASDVEKQRLLAAAAAAMTGPMKRGYDLMFTTLDRLEPQSTGNWGAWKLPQGAAYYAVRLRDSTTTNLTADQIHNLGLRQVAAIRKEMEAVKTRVGFNGTLEQFFEVVRTDPRFKYPNTDAGREAYLGDARSFVAQMMAAAPQWFERLPKAKLEVRAVEKWREGTAATAFYNRPAPDGSRPGIFYVNLVDMNQTQKIQLDSIAAHEAAPGHHFQIARAMELDGLPKFRTLGGYGAYVEGWGLYSERLAKEMGAYKDPYAEFGMLSNQVWRAIRLVVDTGVHSKRWTREQAVAYFRANSSVSDTDIGREVDRYFNWPGQATSYMVGQLKIAELRARAERELGPKFDIRSFHEAVLGQGALPLDVLEEQVDAYIAAKKA, encoded by the coding sequence ATGCGCGCCCTGCTCCTCGCGCTGGCCGCGCCCGCCGCGATCGCTGCACAAGCTCCCGCCGCCCCGACCGCAATGGAGGATGCGCGGCTGACCGCCTTCCTTGACCGCGCGTTCGACGCGCGGATCGCGCTCAGCCCCGAGGCGCAGACCAGCCTCGGGCTCAAGACCAATTACGACAAGCTCGACGACAACACCGACGCCGCCGCGATCCGCGAGCGCGATCTGTCCGAGCGGCAGCTTCGCGAGATGCGTGCCAGCTTCTCGCCCGCCAGGCTGGGGCCGAGCGGCAAGCTGAGCTACCGCCTGTTCGAGGATCAGGTCGAGCGTGCACGCGACAGCTTCCGCTTTCGCAAGTGGCGCTATCCGGTGTCGACCAACGGCAGCCCGATGGGCGCGGTGCCGGCGTTCCTCATCAACAACCATCGCATCGACAGCGTCGCCGATGCCGATGCCTATGTCGCGCGCATCCGCGATTCGGAGCGGGTGATGCAAGAGACCGCCGCGCTGATGCGCGAGCAGGCGAAGATGGGGATCGTGCCCCTTAAGATGATTTATGCCCCGGTGCGGACGGACGCGCGCAAGGTGGTGACCGGTGCGCCGTTCACCGCCGGGGCGGACTCGGCGTTGATGGCCGATTTTCGCAAGAAGGTGACCGCGCTCAAGGCGTCCGATGTGGAGAAGCAGCGGCTGCTCGCCGCGGCGGCGGCGGCGATGACCGGGCCGATGAAGCGCGGTTACGATCTGATGTTTACGACGCTCGATCGACTCGAGCCGCAATCGACCGGCAATTGGGGCGCGTGGAAGCTGCCGCAGGGCGCTGCCTATTACGCGGTCCGGCTGCGCGATTCGACGACCACCAACCTGACCGCCGACCAGATCCACAACCTCGGGTTGCGGCAGGTCGCCGCGATCCGCAAGGAAATGGAGGCGGTGAAGACCCGCGTCGGCTTCAACGGCACGCTCGAGCAATTCTTCGAGGTGGTGCGAACCGACCCGCGCTTCAAATATCCCAACACCGACGCCGGGCGCGAAGCGTATCTGGGCGACGCGCGCAGCTTCGTCGCGCAGATGATGGCCGCCGCGCCGCAATGGTTCGAGCGGTTGCCCAAGGCGAAGCTGGAGGTGCGCGCGGTCGAGAAGTGGCGCGAGGGCACCGCCGCGACTGCCTTCTACAACCGCCCCGCGCCGGACGGGTCGCGGCCGGGCATCTTCTACGTCAACCTCGTCGACATGAACCAGACGCAGAAGATCCAGCTCGACTCGATCGCCGCGCACGAGGCGGCGCCTGGACACCATTTCCAGATCGCGCGCGCGATGGAGCTGGACGGGCTGCCGAAGTTCCGCACGCTCGGCGGCTATGGCGCCTATGTCGAGGGCTGGGGGCTCTACAGCGAGCGGCTCGCCAAGGAGATGGGGGCGTACAAGGACCCCTATGCCGAGTTCGGGATGCTCTCCAACCAGGTGTGGCGCGCGATCCGGCTGGTCGTCGATACCGGCGTTCACTCGAAGCGCTGGACGCGCGAACAGGCAGTCGCCTATTTCCGCGCCAACAGCTCGGTCAGCGACACCGATATCGGGCGCGAGGTCGATCGCTACTTCAACTGGCCGGGGCAGGCGACCAGCTACATGGTCGGCCAGCTGAAGATCGCCGAGCTGCGCGCCAGGGCCGAGCGCGAGTTGGGACCGAAGTTCGACATCCGCAGCTTCCACGAAGCGGTGTTGGGGCAGGGCGCACTGCCGCTCGATGTGCTGGAGGAGCAGGTGGACGCGTATATCGCGGCGAAGAAGGCGTAA
- a CDS encoding M20/M25/M40 family metallo-hydrolase produces the protein MHNVAIAAGVLTMLATGAAAQTRPDQKAFFDLYKEMVETNTVVNVGSCTQAAAQVGARLKAAGFADADITSFSVPEHPNDGGIVAILKGSDASAKPILLLGHLDVVAAKREDWQRDPFKLVEEDGYYYARGTVDDKAMSAIWAHAMIRFRQQNYRPKRTIKLALTCGEETTFAFNGAQWLAQNRPELIAAEFALNEGGGGRLDAAGKRQLLAVQVGEKAAQNYAFVTTNPGGHSSAPTPDNAIYELADAIKAVQGYEFPVHFTDTTRAYFTATAARADSEQADAIRRLLADPTDKAADAIVSRDKVLHSTLRTTCVATLLNAGHAENALPQRATANVNCRIFPGETVDGTLATLERLAGDKVTVTANQPVRPTAIPPTLDPKVIEPMKRIAAKHFPKLPLLPMMSTGATDGVFLEAIGIPVYGVPGTFVDPQTSGVHGLNERIRVDSLYDARDYMFDLVKAYAG, from the coding sequence ATGCATAACGTGGCGATCGCGGCCGGCGTACTGACGATGCTGGCGACGGGCGCCGCGGCGCAGACACGCCCCGACCAGAAAGCGTTCTTCGACCTCTACAAGGAGATGGTCGAGACCAACACGGTCGTGAACGTCGGCAGCTGTACGCAGGCGGCGGCGCAGGTCGGCGCGCGGTTGAAGGCGGCGGGCTTTGCCGATGCCGACATCACCAGCTTCTCCGTCCCCGAACATCCCAACGACGGCGGCATCGTCGCGATCTTGAAGGGCAGTGACGCCAGCGCCAAGCCGATCCTGTTGCTTGGCCACCTCGACGTCGTCGCCGCCAAGCGCGAGGATTGGCAGCGCGATCCCTTCAAGCTGGTCGAGGAAGACGGCTATTATTATGCGCGCGGCACGGTCGACGACAAGGCGATGTCCGCGATCTGGGCCCATGCGATGATCCGCTTTCGCCAGCAGAATTATCGCCCGAAGCGGACGATCAAGCTGGCGCTGACCTGCGGCGAGGAAACCACCTTCGCGTTCAACGGAGCCCAGTGGCTGGCGCAGAACCGGCCCGAGCTGATCGCGGCCGAATTCGCGCTCAACGAGGGCGGCGGCGGGCGGCTCGATGCGGCGGGCAAGCGGCAGTTGCTCGCGGTGCAGGTCGGCGAGAAGGCCGCGCAGAATTATGCGTTCGTCACCACCAACCCGGGCGGACACAGCTCCGCTCCGACCCCCGACAATGCGATCTACGAGCTGGCCGACGCGATCAAGGCGGTGCAGGGCTATGAATTCCCGGTGCACTTCACCGACACGACCCGCGCCTATTTCACCGCCACCGCCGCGCGCGCTGACAGCGAACAGGCGGACGCGATCCGCCGGTTGCTCGCCGATCCGACCGACAAGGCCGCCGACGCCATCGTCAGCCGCGACAAGGTGCTCCATTCGACGCTGCGCACGACCTGCGTCGCGACGTTGCTCAACGCCGGCCATGCCGAAAACGCGCTGCCGCAACGCGCGACCGCCAACGTCAATTGCCGGATTTTCCCCGGCGAGACGGTCGACGGCACGCTGGCGACGCTAGAGCGGCTCGCCGGGGACAAGGTGACGGTCACCGCCAATCAGCCGGTCCGCCCGACCGCGATCCCGCCGACGCTCGATCCGAAGGTAATCGAGCCGATGAAGCGCATCGCGGCGAAGCACTTCCCGAAATTGCCGCTGCTGCCGATGATGTCGACCGGCGCCACCGACGGCGTGTTCCTCGAGGCTATCGGCATTCCGGTATACGGCGTGCCGGGGACGTTCGTCGATCCGCAGACCAGCGGCGTCCATGGCCTGAACGAGCGGATCCGTGTCGACTCCCTCTACGATGCGCGCGACTATATGTTCGATCTGGTGAAGGCTTATGCGGGCTAA
- a CDS encoding S10 family peptidase, translated as MRFGYAALLLAAATMPALAQDKDKRPAKSNAEVQREEADAATANAPVEEREERSKGAVTVAGKRLGYTATAGTLTIRDIEGKPTASMFYTAYTLDRTKPGTKRPITYFYNGGPGSPTFWLHMGSFAPMRLQTGSPEFIRPAPYDFGPNPYTLLDKTDMVFLDAIGAGYSRPLGDAKPSDFYGTDEDADAFAKAILRYSTKYGRWNSPKFIFGESYGTLRSGALAYQLQDRGMALNGVVLLSSIMNYGYRQPGLDQVYLNYLPSYAATAWYHNRLANRPADVATVVQQARDFAVGPYMSALAKGQNITPEERDSVARRMSELTGLSPEFLIRSNLRVDLARFQKELLRGSRQTVGRFDSRYVGVDSDAAGERPESDVSSDAISGAFIATFNDYATHTLGYKTDMPYRLSARDAKGWTWNWKHDSPLRGGGQQNNPNTAVDLAAAMRGNPYLQVLSMNGWYDMATPFFGTENDLGHMMLEPAQQRNLSFTYYPAGHMTYLNPDALVAMKRDLSAWYDRALAVARSDAPPVPPSTAAATGQGPN; from the coding sequence ATGCGCTTCGGATATGCCGCCCTCCTGCTCGCCGCTGCGACGATGCCGGCGCTGGCGCAGGACAAGGACAAGCGGCCGGCCAAGAGCAATGCCGAAGTGCAGAGGGAGGAAGCCGACGCCGCCACCGCCAATGCGCCGGTCGAGGAACGCGAAGAACGCTCCAAGGGTGCGGTGACGGTCGCGGGCAAGCGGCTGGGCTATACCGCAACGGCCGGCACGCTGACGATCCGCGACATCGAGGGCAAGCCGACCGCGTCGATGTTCTACACCGCCTATACGCTCGACAGGACCAAGCCCGGCACCAAACGCCCGATCACCTATTTCTACAACGGTGGGCCGGGCAGCCCGACCTTCTGGCTGCACATGGGCTCGTTCGCGCCGATGCGGCTCCAGACCGGCAGCCCCGAGTTCATCCGCCCCGCGCCCTACGATTTCGGCCCGAACCCGTACACGTTGCTCGACAAGACCGACATGGTGTTCCTGGATGCGATCGGCGCGGGCTATTCGCGCCCGCTCGGCGATGCCAAGCCATCCGACTTCTACGGCACCGACGAGGATGCCGACGCCTTCGCCAAGGCGATCCTGCGCTATTCCACCAAGTACGGGCGCTGGAACTCGCCCAAGTTCATCTTCGGCGAAAGCTACGGCACGCTGCGGTCGGGGGCGCTGGCGTACCAGTTGCAGGACCGCGGCATGGCGCTGAACGGCGTGGTGCTGCTCAGCTCGATCATGAATTACGGCTATCGCCAGCCGGGGCTCGATCAGGTCTATCTCAATTACCTGCCGAGCTATGCCGCCACCGCCTGGTATCACAATCGGCTCGCCAACCGTCCGGCGGATGTCGCGACGGTGGTGCAGCAGGCACGCGACTTCGCGGTCGGGCCGTATATGTCGGCGCTCGCCAAGGGGCAGAACATCACGCCAGAGGAACGCGACAGCGTCGCGCGGCGGATGAGCGAACTGACCGGGCTTAGCCCGGAGTTCCTGATCCGCAGCAACCTGCGCGTCGATCTTGCGCGCTTCCAGAAGGAGCTGCTGCGCGGTTCGCGGCAGACGGTCGGGCGCTTCGATTCACGCTATGTCGGGGTGGACAGCGATGCGGCGGGCGAGCGGCCCGAAAGCGACGTGTCCTCGGATGCGATCTCGGGCGCGTTCATCGCGACCTTCAACGATTATGCGACCCACACGCTCGGCTATAAGACCGACATGCCATACCGCCTGTCGGCACGCGACGCGAAGGGCTGGACGTGGAACTGGAAGCACGACTCGCCGCTGCGCGGCGGCGGGCAGCAGAACAACCCCAACACCGCGGTCGATCTGGCAGCGGCGATGCGCGGCAATCCGTATCTGCAGGTGCTGTCGATGAACGGCTGGTACGACATGGCGACGCCGTTCTTCGGCACCGAGAACGACCTCGGGCACATGATGCTCGAACCCGCGCAGCAGCGAAATCTCTCCTTCACTTACTATCCGGCGGGGCACATGACCTATCTCAATCCCGACGCCCTGGTGGCGATGAAGCGCGACCTGTCGGCGTGGTACGACCGCGCGCTGGCGGTGGCGCGCTCCGATGCGCCGCCCGTGCCGCCATCAACCGCCGCCGCGACCGGGCAGGGGCCGAATTGA
- a CDS encoding Ppx/GppA phosphatase family protein encodes MVDFPAQLPRRQAIAPARSARPQPRHTRGAPRHYAALDLGTNNCRLLIARPQGDGFAVVDAFSRIVRLGEGLAHSGALSDAAIERTIAALRVCADKLKRRNVTLARSVATEACRRANNGASFIARVLEETGIHLDIISAEEEARLAVLGCHALLEPGTGPALVFDIGGGSTELVLVDADTTVPRVRDWHSAPWGVVSLTESAGGGNTTEERARAYKRMRTLVAESFAPFAARLPRPSGVPRLLGTSGTVTTLASVHLGLERYDRSQVDGLIAPAAAMRTISQELAGMSLTERAKLPCIGRERADLVVAGCAILEGILDLWPAERLGVADRGIREGILRRLMETGA; translated from the coding sequence ATGGTGGATTTTCCCGCCCAATTGCCGCGCCGGCAGGCGATCGCTCCTGCCCGTTCGGCACGACCCCAGCCGCGCCATACGCGCGGCGCGCCGCGGCATTATGCCGCGCTCGACCTTGGCACCAACAATTGCCGCCTGCTGATCGCGCGGCCGCAAGGCGACGGCTTTGCCGTCGTCGACGCCTTTTCGCGAATCGTCCGGCTCGGCGAGGGACTTGCGCACAGCGGCGCGCTGTCTGACGCCGCGATCGAGCGGACGATCGCGGCGTTGCGCGTCTGCGCGGACAAGTTGAAGCGCCGCAACGTCACGCTGGCGCGCTCGGTCGCGACCGAGGCGTGCCGCCGCGCGAACAACGGGGCATCGTTCATCGCGCGCGTGCTGGAGGAAACCGGCATCCACCTCGACATCATCTCGGCCGAGGAAGAGGCGCGGCTGGCGGTGCTCGGCTGCCATGCACTGCTCGAACCTGGCACCGGCCCGGCACTGGTCTTCGACATCGGGGGCGGGTCGACCGAACTGGTGCTGGTCGATGCCGACACCACCGTTCCGCGCGTCCGCGACTGGCATAGTGCGCCATGGGGGGTCGTCTCGCTCACCGAAAGCGCGGGCGGCGGCAACACCACCGAGGAGCGCGCACGCGCCTACAAGCGGATGCGCACCCTCGTCGCCGAAAGCTTCGCGCCGTTCGCGGCACGACTGCCGCGGCCGAGCGGCGTACCGCGGCTGCTCGGCACGTCGGGGACGGTGACGACGCTCGCCAGCGTCCACCTCGGGCTCGAACGCTATGACCGCTCGCAGGTCGACGGGTTGATCGCGCCGGCCGCGGCGATGCGCACGATCAGCCAGGAACTGGCGGGCATGTCGCTCACCGAGCGCGCCAAACTGCCCTGTATCGGCCGCGAGCGCGCCGATCTGGTCGTCGCGGGTTGCGCGATCCTCGAAGGCATTCTGGACCTGTGGCCCGCCGAGCGGCTCGGGGTCGCGGATCGCGGGATTCGCGAAGGTATCCTGCGCCGGCTGATGGAGACGGGTGCATGA
- a CDS encoding aspartate/glutamate racemase family protein: MRTLGLIGGMSWESSAHYYRLINQGVRERKGGTHSAPLLLLSVDFTEIAALQHASNWTALGTRMATAARTLSDAGAEAIVLCTNTMHKVADAIVAAQPQPLLHIADATGAAIVRGGHRRVGLLGTAFTMEEPFYRERLADRFGLDVLVPDAAQRAEVHRIIYDELVRGVVRDETRTIYRTVIAALVAQGATAIILGCTEIMLLVSQADSPVPLFDTTTLHAAAAVEFAIG; encoded by the coding sequence ATGCGCACCCTCGGGTTGATCGGCGGGATGAGCTGGGAGAGCTCGGCGCATTACTATCGGTTGATCAATCAGGGGGTGCGAGAGCGGAAAGGCGGGACGCACTCCGCCCCGCTGCTCCTGCTCTCGGTCGATTTCACAGAGATTGCGGCGCTTCAGCACGCCAGCAACTGGACCGCGCTCGGCACGCGAATGGCGACGGCAGCCCGCACGCTCTCCGATGCCGGCGCGGAAGCGATCGTGCTGTGTACCAACACAATGCACAAGGTTGCCGACGCGATCGTCGCGGCACAACCTCAGCCGCTGCTTCACATCGCCGACGCGACCGGCGCGGCGATCGTGAGGGGCGGGCACCGTCGGGTCGGGCTGCTCGGCACGGCGTTCACAATGGAAGAGCCTTTCTATCGCGAGCGGCTAGCGGATCGCTTCGGGCTCGATGTGCTGGTGCCTGATGCCGCACAGCGCGCCGAGGTTCACCGGATCATCTACGACGAATTGGTCCGCGGCGTGGTGCGGGACGAAACCCGCACGATCTACCGGACCGTCATCGCGGCGCTCGTTGCGCAGGGGGCCACTGCCATCATCCTTGGCTGCACCGAGATCATGCTATTGGTTTCCCAAGCGGACTCACCAGTGCCGCTGTTCGACACCACGACGCTTCACGCCGCAGCAGCGGTCGAGTTCGCGATCGGCTGA
- a CDS encoding ligase-associated DNA damage response exonuclease, with protein MATLGDWLEPHPHGLYVRPADAWVDPSIPVARALVTHGHADHARGGHGEVWATPETLAIMDARYGEQVGRPVAYGESVRLGDVEVGFVPAGHVLGSAQIVLDHRGERVVASGDYKRRADPTCAPFEPVKCDVFITEATFGLPVFRHPDTGDEIDKLIARLHANPERCIVVGAYALGKAQRVIAELRVRGHSAPIYIHGALQRLCDLYAAHGVPLGELRPATGVAKAEMAGHIVMCPPSALNDRWSRRLPDPITAMASGWMRVRQRARQKNVELPLILSDHADWDELTETLSEISPREVWVTHGREEALVHWCMTRQIRARALALVGFEDEDD; from the coding sequence ATGGCAACGCTCGGCGACTGGCTCGAACCGCACCCGCACGGGCTGTACGTGCGCCCCGCCGATGCGTGGGTCGATCCGTCGATCCCGGTCGCACGGGCGCTCGTCACCCATGGTCATGCCGATCACGCGCGCGGTGGTCACGGCGAGGTGTGGGCGACCCCTGAAACGCTCGCGATCATGGACGCGCGCTATGGCGAGCAGGTCGGCCGACCGGTCGCCTATGGCGAGAGCGTCCGGCTCGGCGATGTCGAGGTCGGCTTCGTGCCCGCGGGGCATGTGCTCGGCTCGGCGCAGATCGTGCTCGATCATCGCGGCGAGCGCGTCGTGGCGTCGGGCGATTACAAGCGCCGCGCCGATCCGACCTGTGCGCCGTTCGAGCCGGTCAAATGCGATGTCTTCATCACCGAGGCGACCTTCGGGCTGCCGGTGTTCCGCCATCCCGATACCGGCGACGAGATCGACAAGTTGATCGCGCGGCTCCACGCCAATCCCGAGCGCTGCATCGTCGTCGGCGCCTACGCGCTCGGCAAGGCGCAACGCGTGATCGCCGAGCTGCGCGTGCGCGGGCATAGCGCACCCATCTATATCCACGGTGCGCTGCAGCGGCTGTGCGACCTCTATGCCGCGCATGGGGTCCCGCTTGGAGAGCTGCGCCCGGCAACCGGCGTCGCGAAGGCGGAGATGGCGGGGCATATCGTGATGTGCCCGCCGTCGGCGCTCAACGATCGCTGGTCCAGGCGGCTGCCCGACCCGATCACCGCGATGGCGAGCGGCTGGATGCGCGTGCGGCAGCGTGCGCGGCAGAAGAACGTCGAGCTGCCGCTGATCCTCTCCGACCACGCCGATTGGGACGAACTCACCGAGACGCTGAGCGAAATCTCGCCGCGCGAGGTTTGGGTGACGCATGGGCGCGAGGAGGCTCTGGTCCATTGGTGTATGACCCGCCAGATCCGCGCGCGCGCGTTGGCCCTGGTAGGATTTGAGGACGAGGATGATTGA
- a CDS encoding RlmE family RNA methyltransferase — MRGAGVGRQRVKTAKRRTAQSTRWLERQLNDPYVRRAKAEGYRSRAAYKLIELDERFGLLKGVKRVVDLGIAPGGWSQVVRRVSPHAAIVGIDLLPVDPIDGVTIFEMDFMDDAAPGQLMEALGGAPDLVMSDMAANTVGHPQTDALRTMALVETALAFAVDVLRPGGTFVSKVFAGGADSSLVAEMKRNFTTVKHAKPPSSRKGSVEWFVVAQGFKGRAAVSEE; from the coding sequence ATGAGGGGCGCAGGAGTTGGGCGGCAGCGGGTCAAGACCGCCAAGCGCCGCACCGCGCAATCGACGCGCTGGCTCGAGCGGCAGCTCAACGACCCGTACGTGCGTCGCGCCAAGGCCGAGGGCTATCGCAGTCGTGCGGCGTACAAGCTGATCGAACTCGACGAGCGGTTCGGGTTGCTCAAGGGCGTCAAACGCGTCGTCGATCTCGGGATCGCGCCGGGTGGGTGGAGCCAGGTGGTGCGCCGCGTCTCGCCCCACGCGGCGATCGTCGGAATCGACCTGTTGCCGGTCGATCCGATCGATGGCGTGACGATCTTCGAGATGGACTTCATGGACGATGCCGCGCCGGGCCAGTTGATGGAGGCGCTGGGCGGTGCGCCCGATCTGGTGATGTCGGACATGGCGGCGAACACCGTCGGCCATCCGCAAACCGATGCGCTTCGCACGATGGCGCTGGTCGAGACCGCGCTGGCGTTCGCGGTCGACGTGCTGCGGCCGGGTGGCACGTTCGTGTCGAAGGTCTTCGCCGGCGGCGCCGATTCGTCGCTGGTCGCGGAGATGAAGCGCAACTTCACGACCGTGAAGCACGCCAAGCCGCCGTCCAGCCGCAAGGGCTCGGTCGAGTGGTTCGTGGTGGCGCAGGGGTTCAAGGGGCGCGCTGCGGTTTCGGAGGAGTAG
- a CDS encoding aspartyl protease family protein: MPPTAAVGEDLAFLDQEDRMTVPVRIDGAGPYPFIIDSGAQRSVISRQLATRLALPPGPTVRMTTITGTSIVDTVVIPSLSVSTLGALRVEAPALDAKDLGSLGILGIDAMQNHALTIDFDQQRMAVTPAVGVKPPRPEPGEIVVRAKSLFGQLVVTNATVAGRRVRVVLDTGTSVSIGNLALRRLLTRRGGGIPIVFTSVTGESITTDYAALPMLTLGSATIRSLPVGFADARPFAALGLEGKPALLLGMDVLRLFRRVHIDFARRELRLLLPRDAGRARVL; encoded by the coding sequence ATGCCGCCGACCGCTGCCGTCGGCGAGGATCTTGCCTTTCTAGATCAGGAAGACCGGATGACCGTCCCGGTGCGGATCGACGGCGCCGGCCCCTATCCGTTCATCATCGATTCGGGCGCGCAACGCAGCGTCATTTCGCGCCAGCTCGCGACCCGGCTCGCGCTGCCACCCGGCCCGACGGTTCGGATGACGACGATTACCGGCACCAGCATCGTCGATACGGTCGTGATCCCGTCGCTGTCGGTCAGCACGCTGGGCGCACTGCGCGTCGAGGCGCCGGCGCTCGACGCCAAGGATCTGGGGTCGCTCGGTATTCTCGGCATCGACGCGATGCAGAATCATGCGCTGACGATCGATTTCGACCAGCAACGGATGGCGGTGACGCCGGCAGTGGGCGTAAAGCCGCCTCGCCCCGAACCCGGCGAGATCGTCGTGCGCGCGAAGAGCCTGTTCGGCCAGTTGGTCGTCACCAACGCCACGGTCGCCGGGCGGCGCGTGCGCGTCGTGCTGGATACCGGGACGAGCGTGAGCATCGGCAATCTGGCGCTGCGGCGTTTGCTGACGCGGCGCGGCGGCGGGATACCGATCGTCTTCACCAGCGTCACCGGTGAGAGCATCACGACCGATTATGCCGCGTTGCCGATGCTGACGCTGGGCAGCGCCACGATCCGCTCGCTGCCGGTCGGCTTTGCCGATGCGCGGCCGTTCGCGGCCTTAGGGCTGGAGGGGAAGCCGGCGCTGCTGCTCGGGATGGATGTGCTGCGGCTCTTCCGCCGCGTACATATCGACTTCGCGCGCCGCGAGTTACGGCTGCTGCTGCCGCGCGACGCGGGGCGCGCACGCGTCTTGTGA
- a CDS encoding UbiH/UbiF/VisC/COQ6 family ubiquinone biosynthesis hydroxylase, with the protein MDKADARADVLILGGGLVGSALAVALDRHGLSSIVVDPADPAVTLTAAFDGRASAVASASHKMLDAIGVGDVLRGKGCEIRQIRVSDGLAPGKLDFIPAIDDAALGTMYENRLLRLSLYDAAVAAERVDLRMQTRATTIERTADGVRATLTSGAIVTADLLVAAEGRQSPTRAAAGINVARWQYDHAAIIGAFHHERSHENVAYEIFYSAGPFALLPLPSDEIGHRSAIVWTVAGDQAAGMLKLGDRGFLAEAEKRMGGFLGALSHASPRASYPLGFHHAARLTDTRLVLVGDAAHGIHPIAGQGVNLGYRDVAALVEVLVEGRRLGLEAGDAQLLKRYERWRSLDTFMVAAATDTLTRLFGIPGKAASAVRRFGITAVDRLPPLKDRFMAEARGESGDLPKLLMGTMV; encoded by the coding sequence ATGGACAAAGCAGATGCGCGGGCAGATGTGCTCATCCTCGGCGGCGGGCTGGTCGGCAGTGCGCTTGCGGTCGCGCTCGATCGCCATGGCCTGTCCTCGATCGTCGTCGACCCTGCCGATCCGGCGGTGACCTTGACCGCGGCGTTCGATGGTCGCGCGTCGGCGGTGGCGAGCGCGAGCCACAAGATGCTCGATGCGATCGGCGTCGGCGATGTGCTGCGCGGCAAGGGCTGCGAGATCCGGCAGATCCGCGTCAGCGACGGGCTGGCACCCGGCAAGCTCGATTTCATCCCGGCGATTGACGATGCCGCGCTGGGCACGATGTACGAGAATCGCCTGCTGCGCCTATCGCTCTACGATGCGGCGGTCGCGGCCGAGCGCGTCGATCTGCGGATGCAGACGCGCGCGACGACGATCGAGCGCACCGCCGACGGGGTGCGTGCGACCTTAACGTCGGGGGCAATCGTCACCGCGGACCTGCTTGTCGCCGCCGAGGGGCGACAATCGCCGACGCGCGCCGCAGCTGGGATCAACGTCGCGCGCTGGCAATATGATCATGCCGCGATCATCGGCGCCTTTCATCACGAGCGGAGCCACGAGAATGTGGCGTATGAAATCTTCTATTCGGCCGGACCGTTTGCGTTGCTGCCTTTGCCCAGTGACGAGATCGGGCATCGCTCGGCGATCGTCTGGACGGTGGCGGGGGATCAAGCCGCCGGGATGCTCAAGCTCGGCGACCGCGGATTCCTGGCGGAAGCCGAGAAGCGCATGGGCGGGTTCCTCGGGGCGCTGTCGCACGCGTCGCCGCGCGCGAGCTATCCGCTCGGCTTCCACCATGCGGCGCGGCTGACCGACACGCGGCTGGTGCTGGTGGGTGATGCGGCGCACGGTATTCATCCGATCGCGGGGCAGGGGGTCAACCTCGGCTATCGCGACGTGGCCGCGTTGGTCGAGGTGCTGGTCGAAGGGCGGCGGCTCGGGCTGGAGGCGGGTGATGCACAATTGCTCAAGCGCTATGAGCGTTGGCGGAGCCTCGACACGTTCATGGTCGCCGCGGCGACCGACACGCTGACGCGGCTGTTCGGCATCCCCGGCAAGGCGGCAAGCGCGGTGCGGCGCTTCGGGATCACGGCGGTCGACCGCCTGCCGCCGCTCAAGGACCGCTTCATGGCGGAGGCGCGGGGCGAGAGCGGTGACCTGCCCAAGCTGCTGATGGGCACGATGGTGTGA